The nucleotide window GTGACAACTGGGCGTTGATCAAGGCAAATAGAACAGGAAGAGAGAGGAGAGTAGCGGTGCCGTTGGTGGAGCCTAGCCTAGGTTCTAATGCAACTAGGATGGGTTAGCTGTGGACTTTCTCCTATTTAAAGCGACGGTGGGGTAAGGAAGTCCACCTCTGGAAATGGGCTGATTTTGGGGGCATTCTTCTTTACCCATCCACCTCTATAAATAGATATACAAAGGCAGTTGTTGGGCGTGAAGCCTCTAGTGAACTCTAGAGATGGTAGTTTTGGTCTCCTAAAATTGTTTATGCAGTGTAGTATACATTATTATGGTAGAAGGGGAAGAGGGCCTCAAAGCATAACAATTGCAGCATGCACAGCCAACAAACAAAAATGAGATAACAAAAACAAAAGGAAAGGAAACACAGACATAGCAATAAAGAAAGACAAATGCACAGTGCACAGAGTTAACTATTTTCACTGCATTATGGTTCTATTATAATTGAGTAATTCCCAGCATATCTCAGCTGATGAGATACAAACAATATCACTTATACGAGACAGTGAGACAACTAAACTAAGACACAGTTGCATAAGTTCCTGATGTCGAACATACGTACTTCACTACTGCATTACAAAGACATAAACAATAAGGACTATTAGAATATGAAATAAAGATCTTTATGTTATTCATAGCTTCTCTCCTCTTGCCTTTGCATTTGTAGCATTTAACACTAAGACAATAGCTCTCGAGGATATCTATGCTTATATGTTTCTCACAGGTTTTGCTTTTCTTTCGGCTAACTGagtttccttttctttttgcaTCCAGTCCATGAGAGAACTTTGCGGCCGGATGGGCACATGGGCACCCCATAAGTCGAGGAAGTGAGTGAGCACACCTAAAAAGTTCCCAATCTTCTGATCCTGTCCTCGAAGTACCTTTCTATTTGTAGGCCCCCCAAAAGTTCTCTGTGCTCTCATGTTTGTTCTTCGTTTGTTTATGCTTGGCTTCTCAACTTGAATGCGTGCAGCCCCATGTTTAGACCTCCAAATCATTTGGTATACGGACGCTTCACCGTTGTGGCAGAAGTAATCTACGGCCTTTGCTAGCATAATCTCTTCCAGTTGCTCCAAGGAGATGTCCGTATGCAAGACATGTTGCTGACCGCCATCTATCTCTACTGTTTCAGAACTTTTATTCACTGGTAGCATGTCTTCAGAAGAGCCATGGGGTGCAAAAGCAATTCCAGCTTTTAGATATGGAGAATTTTGCAGAGACATTGTGCCTTCAGACAGTGAGGTCTTTCGCTTGCTATAAACTGAATGTGACACCAGCCACTGCAAATTAAATATAATTACTGGTTCTAGCAAAACATCTGATAATCCTGCGTTTAAGTTGCTAAAATATGGAACCTCATGCTGTTGCCGCTGCTTGCAACATGACGGGTTCGGGCGAAACCATTGAGATGCAAAGTTGTGAAGATTGTAGAAATGTTCTCTGTGGTATGAAGAAGCAAATGGCACCCATGAGAAGTCTTGAGTAGGTAGTTGAGTAAGTTCGTTGGTAATATTTTCAACTATAAATTTGACATGAGGGGCAAACGACTGCAAACTCCTAACTGCAATCCCAACTATGTCTGTACTCTCTGAAAGCTGTACTATCATACTAAAGAAGATATTACCCTCTGTTGTACGATCTTTCTTTATAAATATTAGGGAAACCTCTGTTACTTGCTCTGCAGTACTAAAGGGGATCAACCATAGTTGACACTTGTAAGGCTGTTGGCTTCCTCGAACAATTTTATGGTGAAGTTCCTTACCTGCCAAAAGATTCTTGATAAGGGCGCCAAAGGGCATGACGTGACAAAGTGGTGTGCCACCAAGCTCTATGAATCTCAGGAATTCACTAGCACCATCTGCATACCACTCAAATCGTTTAACAACAGAGGGGTTCAACTCATCATTGTTGCAGTTAAAGATGGAGAAAACAAATGACTTGGTAGCATGTCCAATCCGTTTAGGAATGGAGGAATTCCTTACCCCCTGTTCCATACGTTCTTCTTCGAGGATTCTCTGCTTATGTTTGTGCAGTTTCTCATCACACTCTTGTGCAGCACGCTTCAGCTTCTTCTGCCAACGCAACATGGATGTATCAGTGATCTGCCATTTATTAGAAGTCTCAAGAGCAGCTTCCAGCCTGATGTGTGCCATCTCTAGCCTCTCAAGGTTTTGGAACGCATTTGAGTTCTGTTTCTCTTCATATTTTTGAAACAGACAAGATACAATTTGGCTAACTGACTCCTGAACAACCGTAGAACCAACAATCTCCGCCATtaggattgaaacatctgcaaaaATATCCCTTCCGTGTTCAGGATATTCAACATACAACAGTAATAATGAGATATTAGATACATGAACTTTGGATCACAGGCAATGATTTGGCTTAATGGGGGTAAGAACCTACCTTTGATTGAATTGCAGACGTGAATGGTGGACACCTATCCTGTGTATAGATATGTCTTGGGGAGAAATCACACAGCGTGGTAAGATGAGAACTTAAAGAGAAGACAATGATGTCCAAGACTTTGAGGGGGAATGTGTGCATGATGGTCTCTGCAATGGAAAATTTGGTCAACAAGTCTTCGTCAACGATGAGAATATCTAGCTACTTATTCCATGTTTGAATGGAAAAAGCCAACAGGCATTAAGTTGACAGAACTCGAAGAGTTGCATTGAAGTTTCGTGGAAAAATCAATTGTAGAATGGTGCAGTAGAGTAACAAACAAGGGCAGGAATTCATCCACACAGCACTAGACAAGGAACATGGAAAAGTCTGGGTTGCTTGTCACTGGCAATTTCTGGTAGATGAAGCCAATATGTGAGTCTTTCTCGGTTCATTTTCAGGCCACCCTAGTCTGTTGACCGATGATCGACTCTCTAGCATTTTCTCTTATTTGTCATTTTTTAGTGTCCTCCCTAATTGCTCGATGCCGTGTAAATTCGGTCCAACAAACTATTGTCAGAGTGTCAGTGAAAAAGGACAGTGTTTGATACACAAAATTGCAACTGAgcggaaaaaagaaagaaagtaaaAAGTCGAACACAAAACTGCGACTGAGGAACAAAAAGGGGATTATCTCTAATGAATAAAATGGAtcagaaatacacaaaagacagGCTAGTTCCTCGTAGGACAGTTCGATTACAGATACTCCTGTTGCAAATTGCAATGCATCAAATATTCAACTAATAAGACAGGCTAATGCTACTCTGCTCCTGCTGCAATCGGAACTAACGGAATAACAGGCTGTGGACTCTGGACTGTGACGTCGGGATTGGGGAGCAAATCGACCGTACCTCGAGTCCACGAGAGCGCCTTCTCGTGTTGTGGGAAAGGGTGGCGTCGGCTCGGCCATCCTCTCCGCCGGCTGGCGGGACGCGCTCTTCCTCCTCCACACGGCGGTCGGCGCCGCTGCCGCGCATCGCGTCCCTCTCCATCCCCGCTCACCTGTCACCTCATCGTTGGTGTACAGTTGACCAGACGGTCCCGGCCCAAAGTCCGCTCTGCTTTGTCTTGGGCTCTTGGCCCAAGCCAAACGTGTTGGCTCATTTCTGCATTTTGCCTTGGAAAAAATCCATATTACCTTTCTCAACTTTTGCGAAAATCTGTTTTTCCTCCCTGCACTCTAAAACTAGGTAAACCACCTTCTTGAATTTTTAAAACTGTTTGTTTTACCTCCTGgaccggttataagcggttttcaaagacggttttgtcttttttttctatttattttggctgaatctttgaaaaatcatagtaaatcacagaaaaatcataaaataaaaagtctaattttgttggactccacataagtagatctatacaatgaacatataatatggtatgctttaatgCAAATTTTTTTActatagctttagatctatgctttttttatttaattcatagcagcagtttctatggtccaattgtggtgaaatttttatggtcagCTAATCATTGTATGCTTGAAGTGTAGTAataatttcatactcattggatcatgtataacatagttatagatttataaatACTTTTTCACAAGGAAacacctaaataaatctatacctaagttatacatgatccaatgagtatgaaatttttattacatttcaagcatacaataattagctcaccataaaaatttcaccacaattgaaccatagaaactgcagttaCGAATTAATTATACAAAAGCATATGTCTAAAGCTATAACAAAAAATTTGTaataaagcatatcatattatatgttcaatgtgtagatctactcatttgaagtccaacaaaattgaattttctattttatgaattttctatgatttactatgatttttcaataattcagccgaaataaataaaaaagaaaaagacaaaaccgcctttgaaaaccACTTATAACCGCTCAGGGAGGTAAAacgaatggttttaaaagttcagggaggtGGTTTGCCTGGTTTAATTTTAGAGGTCAAGGAGAAAAAACAAACTTTCGCAAAAGTTGAGGAAGGTATTGTGGACTTTTTCCTTTTGCCTCCCAGCAGAGCTTCCGCATACCAAAGTATATATGGGGACCACGAGTGTCGAGCTAGCCTGGGCTGGGTCCATATTCTGCACCTTCTCGGCTTGACCCAACATGTTGCTGCCATTTTTCATTGTTTCTTTTACCATTCTTATCTTTTTTTCCACGATCGGGACTGAGCCCCTTTTTTTTCCTTTAGCATACAGAAAGTTTTAGACTTTTTAAAAGGTTACAATAGTGTTTTCATTCTTGCTAGTGGGCCACCAGGGAGACCAGAAACACTAAACAAGCGAGGCCATTAAAAATGTACTATACATTAGTAGAATTGAAAACTAAGGCTCCCAACCCACAACCTACGTGTTAGTCACAGCCGCACTATGGGGGTACGACCCCAAATACCCACGGTAGGCTATATGGGCTGCGCTcctaggggcggtccagcccacaagataaaGACCTACAGTGCAatggccacgacgtctacaagactccaagcgccaacttggccatggccgcTAATGAGCTCGCTCAGCTCGAGCAAACGCCCAGAGGTCATCGAGGTCGCCACAATGCTTAAAGCTGCGCACtgctaggtcaacgagatccaccaggatcacgggccttcctactcgacaagctcgaATCGCCGATCCGCcgcgccaagatccaatcgcctCCCCAACAGAAGCCGTTTCACCAATCAACAtcgtgatgatggacaaccccaCCAGGGGGGCTAGGGGGAACCATATCAACTACCcttgccaacacgaccaagaagtcgaccaagatgtgcgagcgcacatcaacaatctccgGGATGCACGACGTCATATCGACGGGCGCTATTTCTCTCGCCATGAAGAGGAAGTACACCGGCGTCAAGAAAACAAGCAAGAGTTCGGTAATCCGGATGCAGCCCTCCAGCCACTTAACGCTGGCAATGCTGCAGATCCCGACGGTGACGATCCCGAAGGGCCCTGAGCATTCACGAgagcactccgaacactccagtggtcccgtggtttcaaaatcaccagggtcgagccctacgaggggaggatgaaccccacatagtggctacaagcttatgttACCGCTATGCGCGCCGTCGGGGgggataccagtgtcatggcaaactatcttcccgtcatgtTCACGCCAACCGCAATGAACTGGCTCACGAGCCTCGCCCTAGATTCCATTGGATCTTGGGAGcagttgaagaaggtcttcaccaacaactacatggctacgtgtactcggccgggcaccaagcacgatctgaatCGCATCTATCAGAAACTGTCTGAGCTTCTCTGTAGCTTCATCAGACAtttttttgagatgaggaattctattcctaacatcacgaaaacagaagtcatcaccgcctttgtccgaGGACTCCGTCACCACGACCTCCACTCCAAATTCAATCAtaagccaccaaaggggattggcgagatgatcacaaccgtcGATCAGTACGCCGATGCTGAACAGGTCAAAGTTTGCTTCAACGGGGATGCGGGCACTCACCACCCAACTCGCCGTAGCGATGAGCACCCCGACGAACGACGCCACAGTGACCGCTATTACGACGACCGTGGCCACCATCaggacagtggccgtgatcggtCGGAAGGGTCAAAAGCTGGTTAGTATCGCCGCCGTCATCTAGACAACATTGTTGCCACCGTTGATGAACCTCGTACCAAACataactatgatgagtagtaTAAGAAAGTCCTCGAGGGcccatgccccctccacaagaacaacaagcacaagatgaaggattgccttggcttagctaaggagttctaggccaaaaagaAGGACGACGACGGAGCCAGTGGTCGCCGGCCACCTGGGGACAATAATAACGCCTTCCAGGATCACGACAAAGTGGTCACCACTATCTTCGAAGGCCTCGCCTCCGCTGAGAGTAGAAGAGATTGAAAGCTCATCGCCCGTCGGGTGCTCACCGTCAACATAGAAGACGttatcgccaaccccagctatcgcccctagtctgaggtccccatcactttcagcagggccaaccagtggaCGCACATCCCTTACACATCGCGTTCCCCCTTATTCTCGATGCAACCGTCAAGAAGGTACTCTTCAAGAAAGTACTAGTTGACGGCGGAAGTGCCCTGAACCTGctcttcaccggagccctaaaggagttgggccttggaGTACAAGACATCACCCCTTTcgactccttctagggtgtggtatcTGGCAGGGCATCACGACcatttggagagatcaccctcccggtACAATTCGGCATGGCTAGCAACTTCcgcatcgagcacatcaacttctacgttaccaacttcaacaccgcc belongs to Miscanthus floridulus cultivar M001 chromosome 4, ASM1932011v1, whole genome shotgun sequence and includes:
- the LOC136550826 gene encoding uncharacterized protein isoform X1, whose product is MAEIVGSTVVQESVSQIVSCLFQKYEEKQNSNAFQNLERLEMAHIRLEAALETSNKWQITDTSMLRWQKKLKRAAQECDEKLHKHKQRILEEERMEQGVRNSSIPKRIGHATKSFVFSIFNCNNDELNPSVVKRFEWYADGASEFLRFIELGGTPLCHVMPFGALIKNLLAGKELHHKIVRGSQQPYKCQLWLIPFSTAEQVTEVSLIFIKKDRTTEGNIFFSMIVQLSESTDIVGIAVRSLQSFAPHVKFIVENITNELTQLPTQDFSWVPFASSYHREHFYNLHNFASQWFRPNPSCCKQRQQHEVPYFSNLNAGLSDVLLEPVIIFNLQWLVSHSVYSKRKTSLSEGTMSLQNSPYLKAGIAFAPHGSSEDMLPVNKSSETVEIDGGQQHVLHTDISLEQLEEIMLAKAVDYFCHNGEASVYQMIWRSKHGAARIQVEKPSINKRRTNMRAQRTFGGPTNRKVLRGQDQKIGNFLGVLTHFLDLWGAHVPIRPQSSLMDWMQKEKETQLAERKAKPVRNI
- the LOC136550826 gene encoding uncharacterized protein isoform X2, with protein sequence MAEIVGSTVVQESVSQIVSCLFQKYEEKQNSNAFQNLERLEMAHIRLEAALETSNKWQITDTSMLRWQKKLKRAAQECDEKLHKHKQRILEEERMEQGVRNSSIPKRIGHATKSFVFSIFNCNNDELNPSVVKRFEWYADGASEFLRFIELGGTPLCHVMPFGALIKNLLAGKELHHKIVRGSQQPYKCQLWLIPFSTAEQVTEVSLIFIKKDRTTEGNIFFSMIVQLSESTDIVGIAVRSLQSFAPHVKFIVENITNELTQLPTQDFSWVPFASSYHREHFYNLHNFASQWFRPNPSCCKQRQQHEWLVSHSVYSKRKTSLSEGTMSLQNSPYLKAGIAFAPHGSSEDMLPVNKSSETVEIDGGQQHVLHTDISLEQLEEIMLAKAVDYFCHNGEASVYQMIWRSKHGAARIQVEKPSINKRRTNMRAQRTFGGPTNRKVLRGQDQKIGNFLGVLTHFLDLWGAHVPIRPQSSLMDWMQKEKETQLAERKAKPVRNI